The following coding sequences lie in one Halogeometricum rufum genomic window:
- a CDS encoding DUF7856 family protein yields the protein MKPVRVHLPDGRTHVGPVVDLRDEADAPDADALRRATLFGSPVPADAPRVVAPRPSPVAPFVAHLAPGASFDRRGALATLARVRGHVAAAERTLERVEREVAAATPPDPANLADARRRAAEAGAETDRLRERAATIRGRVEAVREADGDAESAEAELAETMARLSEAATERVAARQRLEMLEERTRAARDRREERMRLEDRAANLRRTVRRSLAAAVYDDFADAVAALPDPFAAAAGDAPGEYEGPPVAAALAVTRVATLRTPVVADAALLDSFGGLASLARYLDAPVVVR from the coding sequence GTGAAGCCGGTTCGCGTCCACCTGCCCGACGGGCGGACGCACGTCGGCCCCGTCGTCGACTTACGAGACGAGGCGGACGCCCCCGACGCCGACGCTCTCAGACGGGCGACGCTGTTCGGGTCGCCCGTGCCGGCCGACGCGCCGCGCGTGGTCGCCCCCCGACCGTCGCCCGTCGCGCCGTTCGTCGCGCATCTCGCGCCCGGGGCGTCGTTCGACCGCCGCGGTGCGCTGGCGACGCTTGCGCGCGTTCGCGGACACGTCGCGGCCGCGGAGCGAACGCTCGAACGCGTCGAACGCGAGGTAGCGGCCGCGACGCCGCCCGACCCGGCGAACCTCGCAGACGCGCGCCGCCGGGCGGCCGAGGCGGGCGCTGAGACCGACCGCCTGCGCGAACGCGCGGCGACGATTCGCGGCCGCGTCGAGGCGGTTCGGGAGGCCGACGGCGACGCCGAGAGCGCGGAGGCGGAACTCGCCGAGACGATGGCGCGCCTCTCGGAGGCGGCGACCGAACGCGTGGCCGCCCGGCAGCGACTCGAGATGCTGGAGGAACGGACGCGCGCCGCGCGCGACCGCCGCGAGGAGCGCATGCGACTCGAAGACCGCGCCGCGAACCTCCGCCGGACCGTCCGCCGGTCGCTGGCCGCGGCCGTCTACGACGACTTCGCCGACGCGGTGGCCGCCCTCCCCGACCCGTTCGCCGCCGCCGCGGGCGACGCGCCGGGCGAGTACGAGGGACCGCCCGTGGCCGCCGCACTCGCCGTCACCCGTGTGGCGACGCTCCGGACGCCCGTCGTCGCCGACGCCGCGCTCCTCGACTCGTTCGGCGGTCTCGCGTCGCTCGCACGGTATCTCGACGCGCCCGTCGTCGTGCGGTGA
- a CDS encoding DUF7857 domain-containing protein, with protein MEYDCATRTVAGTTLVTVTVRNEAAVPRRVRVRNALPGPVLPPRRDGVPERGWDGDGFTGVVPANDERSVGYACPVVSDAEAPVAVESLGRADGADAVDADPEAEAIRTLGRARPPADAVPTPDVAARGPADRSADGESSRTEESQTASDERAAAVSRTADRRSVGSQPSRVGSDPPSDDMVSSPGGADPTDPPAAVESWLSAVETRVRRAETLTDATAAEAATVLESTACVAGLPAAVAADEAALRTVADRARTLADRAGRTDAEPVVEAVGSLAGGER; from the coding sequence ATGGAGTACGACTGTGCGACGAGAACCGTCGCCGGAACGACGCTGGTGACGGTCACCGTTCGCAACGAGGCGGCCGTCCCGCGACGGGTCCGCGTCCGGAACGCCCTCCCCGGCCCGGTCCTCCCGCCCCGACGGGACGGCGTGCCCGAACGGGGGTGGGACGGTGACGGGTTCACCGGCGTCGTCCCCGCGAACGACGAGCGGTCGGTGGGGTACGCCTGTCCCGTCGTCAGCGACGCCGAGGCTCCCGTCGCCGTCGAATCGCTCGGCCGGGCCGACGGCGCGGACGCCGTCGACGCCGACCCGGAAGCCGAGGCGATTCGGACGCTCGGCAGGGCGCGCCCGCCCGCCGACGCGGTGCCGACGCCGGACGTGGCCGCTCGCGGCCCGGCCGACCGCTCCGCCGACGGCGAGTCGTCGCGGACGGAGGAGAGTCAGACGGCTTCCGATGAGCGTGCGGCGGCGGTGTCCCGTACCGCGGACCGGCGGTCAGTCGGTTCCCAGCCGTCTCGTGTCGGCTCGGACCCGCCCTCGGACGACATGGTCTCGTCTCCCGGCGGTGCGGACCCGACCGACCCCCCGGCCGCGGTCGAGTCGTGGCTCTCGGCCGTCGAGACGCGCGTCCGGCGCGCGGAGACGCTGACCGACGCGACGGCCGCGGAGGCGGCGACGGTGCTGGAGTCGACGGCGTGCGTCGCCGGTCTCCCGGCGGCCGTCGCGGCCGACGAGGCGGCGCTTCGGACGGTCGCCGACCGCGCGCGAACGCTCGCCGACCGGGCCGGACGCACGGACGCGGAACCGGTCGTCGAGGCGGTCGGGTCGCTGGCGGGCGGTGAGCGATGA
- a CDS encoding MinD/ParA family ATP-binding protein, with product MILAVTGGKGGVGKSTLAFELGAALDAVVVDADVGMADLPTGPGPDLHDVLAGRADAVEAVREGGPVRLLPCGRSLSGARAADVRRLGDALRAVERAYGDVVVDCPAGMRADAGVPLAVADACVVVASPRPYALADAVRTRELARELDAGLVAVAVNRAVADPPEAVFEEVLGAPAVTVPADPRVARAIETGRPVCRVAPSSRAGRAVSSLARAVERSTRA from the coding sequence ATGATTCTGGCCGTCACGGGCGGGAAGGGTGGCGTGGGCAAGTCCACGCTGGCGTTCGAACTCGGGGCCGCACTCGACGCCGTCGTCGTCGACGCCGACGTCGGGATGGCCGACCTGCCGACCGGACCTGGGCCGGACCTGCACGACGTGCTGGCGGGACGCGCCGACGCCGTCGAGGCCGTCCGAGAGGGCGGTCCGGTGCGCCTGCTGCCGTGCGGGCGGTCGCTCTCGGGGGCTCGCGCCGCGGACGTGCGCCGGTTGGGCGACGCCCTCCGCGCCGTCGAACGCGCTTACGGCGACGTCGTCGTGGACTGCCCCGCGGGGATGCGCGCCGACGCGGGCGTCCCACTCGCCGTCGCCGACGCCTGCGTCGTCGTCGCCTCGCCCCGGCCGTACGCTCTCGCCGACGCCGTCCGCACCCGCGAACTCGCGCGCGAACTCGACGCCGGACTCGTCGCCGTCGCGGTCAACCGCGCCGTCGCGGACCCGCCCGAGGCCGTCTTCGAGGAGGTCCTCGGCGCGCCCGCCGTCACCGTCCCCGCGGACCCCCGCGTCGCCCGCGCTATCGAGACGGGGCGTCCCGTCTGCCGCGTCGCCCCGTCGAGTCGCGCGGGGCGGGCCGTCTCGTCGCTCGCGCGAGCGGTCGAACGCAGCACGCGGGCGTAG
- a CDS encoding transcription initiation factor IIB, which translates to MSDARSADDATTNACPECDGRLRADGRETVCGDCGLVVAEYAIDHGPEWRSFADDDRNPKRTGAPLTRSRHDRGLSTEIGRSTRVKGRKRRRLARMRRQHNRARISTKRERNQVYAFTEIRRLTSALSLPERIRDHACSLFDSAQNEDLLRGRSLEGFAAACVYAACRVAGVSRTVGEVVAEAKATEGEQTAAYDALNRDLGLPVGPVDPVEYVPRFATRLDLSRDVERRAREYAAEAVESGVASGRNPSGVAAGCLYTAARDLGADLTQADAAAVADVTPVTLRKTYVALSDDE; encoded by the coding sequence ATGAGTGACGCACGCTCCGCCGACGACGCGACGACGAACGCCTGCCCCGAATGCGACGGCCGCCTCCGCGCCGACGGCCGGGAGACGGTCTGCGGCGACTGCGGTCTGGTCGTCGCCGAGTACGCCATCGACCACGGCCCCGAGTGGCGGTCGTTCGCCGACGACGACCGGAACCCGAAGCGCACGGGCGCACCGCTCACGCGGTCCCGGCACGACCGCGGCCTCTCGACCGAAATCGGTCGCTCGACGCGCGTCAAGGGCCGCAAGCGCCGCCGCCTCGCCCGGATGCGCCGCCAGCACAACCGCGCTCGCATCTCCACCAAGCGCGAGCGGAATCAGGTGTACGCGTTCACCGAGATTCGCCGCCTGACGAGCGCGCTGTCGCTCCCCGAACGCATCCGCGACCACGCGTGTTCGCTGTTCGACTCGGCGCAGAACGAGGACCTCCTGCGCGGCCGGTCGCTGGAGGGGTTCGCCGCCGCGTGCGTCTACGCCGCCTGCCGGGTCGCCGGCGTCTCGCGCACCGTCGGCGAAGTCGTCGCCGAGGCGAAGGCCACCGAGGGCGAACAGACCGCCGCGTACGATGCGCTGAACCGCGACCTCGGGCTCCCGGTCGGCCCCGTGGACCCGGTCGAGTACGTCCCGCGCTTCGCCACCCGTCTCGACCTCTCGCGCGACGTGGAACGCCGCGCCCGCGAGTACGCCGCCGAAGCGGTCGAGTCGGGCGTCGCGAGCGGTCGCAACCCGAGCGGCGTCGCCGCCGGCTGTCTCTACACCGCCGCCCGTGACCTCGGCGCGGACCTGACGCAGGCCGACGCGGCGGCCGTCGCCGACGTGACGCCCGTCACCCTGCGGAAGACGTACGTGGCGCTATCGGACGACGAGTGA
- a CDS encoding DUF7858 family protein produces MGLADIADELAVTTTTQDERGVATVDDTDVNLDARLREYAAELPCTPEAAATVLERHSAGDSVGDAAEAAVVAPVTAAKVLHRAGVEGVTPLAPTARRVLRDWLDGRLSRADALELTGADDAEFALAAYVETHDPIPELADATRRDAARSLGGDALVQKREELADTMSASTDLF; encoded by the coding sequence ATGGGACTGGCGGACATCGCGGACGAGTTGGCGGTGACGACGACGACGCAGGACGAACGGGGCGTCGCGACGGTAGACGACACCGACGTGAACCTCGACGCACGCCTCCGCGAGTACGCGGCCGAGTTGCCGTGTACGCCGGAGGCGGCGGCTACCGTCCTCGAACGCCACTCGGCCGGCGACAGCGTCGGCGACGCGGCGGAGGCGGCCGTCGTCGCCCCGGTGACGGCGGCGAAAGTCCTCCACCGCGCGGGCGTGGAGGGCGTGACGCCGCTGGCGCCGACGGCCCGGCGCGTGCTTCGCGACTGGCTCGACGGCCGACTGTCGCGCGCGGACGCCCTCGAACTCACCGGGGCGGACGACGCCGAGTTCGCCCTCGCGGCGTACGTCGAGACGCACGACCCGATACCGGAACTCGCCGACGCGACGCGGCGCGACGCGGCGCGTTCGCTGGGCGGCGACGCACTCGTGCAGAAGCGCGAGGAACTCGCGGACACGATGTCCGCCTCGACGGACCTCTTCTAG
- a CDS encoding AAA family ATPase, with protein sequence MDDTGGTSGDGARTTAANCVAFVGATGGAGTTRCTLEVAAALAADGADVGVFDAAFATQGLAAHVEGQIAPDLTALLTDEADAPLSDGLTTLDVAVPGRVAVCPAFAPFERFARAKTPDAARRLETRLTAAAERFDHVLVDVPPIAANQAIAAVNAADRAVVVAPGTTRGADAVQRMRTRLTHVGAEADLVVATRGTFEGADCEVPESGVVEPDGVPACLDDGGAFAGAIVELAAAAVGRDVSDAFDGGGLLSSVERYVN encoded by the coding sequence ATGGACGACACCGGCGGCACGAGTGGCGACGGAGCCCGAACGACAGCGGCGAACTGCGTCGCGTTCGTCGGGGCGACGGGCGGGGCGGGGACGACGCGGTGTACGCTGGAAGTCGCCGCCGCCCTCGCCGCCGACGGTGCGGACGTCGGCGTGTTCGACGCCGCGTTCGCCACGCAGGGACTCGCGGCCCACGTCGAGGGGCAGATAGCGCCCGACCTGACGGCACTGCTGACCGACGAGGCGGACGCCCCGCTATCGGACGGACTGACAACGCTCGACGTGGCGGTGCCGGGACGAGTCGCGGTCTGCCCGGCGTTCGCACCGTTCGAGCGGTTCGCGCGGGCGAAGACGCCGGACGCCGCCCGGCGTCTGGAGACGCGACTGACGGCGGCGGCCGAACGGTTCGACCACGTGCTGGTGGACGTGCCGCCGATAGCCGCGAATCAGGCGATAGCGGCGGTGAACGCCGCCGACCGCGCCGTCGTCGTCGCGCCGGGGACGACGCGCGGGGCGGACGCCGTCCAGCGAATGCGGACGCGCCTCACGCACGTCGGCGCCGAGGCCGACCTCGTCGTCGCCACGCGGGGGACGTTCGAGGGTGCCGACTGCGAGGTACCAGAGTCCGGCGTCGTCGAACCGGACGGCGTGCCGGCCTGTCTGGACGACGGCGGGGCGTTCGCGGGGGCGATAGTCGAACTCGCGGCGGCGGCCGTCGGCCGGGACGTGAGCGATGCGTTCGACGGCGGCGGACTGCTGTCGAGCGTCGAACGCTACGTGAACTAG
- a CDS encoding hybrid sensor histidine kinase/response regulator produces the protein MIRDAESVSVLCVDDEPGFADLTATYLERYDDQFAVTTATSGPAGLRTLMETDFDCIVSDYEMPEMDGLAFLEAVRADHPDLPFVLFTGEGSESVASDAISAGVSAYVQKGAGTSHYRTLARRVRNAVELVRANARAEEAQTRARVILESSPDAINVTVDGRFVYANPAAVDLLGADSEAELLGRDAFEFVAPEDEAGTEEAISRLERDGAVSQSRRLARTLDGETVPVEGTARPIVWDGEDGVVAIFRRRSEREEREYERTRYAAAFAGAMDAIVVADDEGRYIDANQSACDLFGVSRAELLDRHIGDFATEDFAFGDAWSSFHTAGEDRGVFSLVRPDGERRIVEYAATQDVVPGEHLSVLRDVTERARLEERRQADHEALEQMHRIVADRDEPLDAKVEQLLELGTDYLGVPYGFLTRITDETQTVVASVGDHELLQPNESGPLSKAYCRKTVVDDELVSVQHAAAEGWADDPAYERFELGCYIGAKVVVEGDLYGTFCFAGTDPRAESFSHGEEAFVELLARWVAYELERRRNTEALQSQTERLAEFASVVSHDLRNPLSVATGYLDLAREEGDPEQFDRVETALDRMERIIDDLLYLARENEQIRDTEPVELDDAVEQTWQTVVDADAAATLSTAGDLGTVVADRNRLYQLLENLFRNALDHVGDDVHVRVVATADGFAVEDDGPGVPAEKRDEVFEQGYTTHQEGTGFGLSIVEQIADGHGWSVAVTEAEMGGARFEVTGVARPE, from the coding sequence ATGATTCGCGATGCAGAGTCCGTCTCCGTACTCTGCGTTGACGACGAACCCGGGTTCGCCGACCTCACGGCGACGTACCTCGAACGGTACGACGACCAGTTCGCCGTCACCACGGCGACGTCCGGACCGGCCGGTCTCAGGACCCTGATGGAGACCGACTTCGACTGCATCGTCAGTGACTACGAGATGCCCGAGATGGACGGACTGGCGTTCCTCGAAGCCGTCCGCGCGGACCACCCGGACCTCCCGTTCGTCCTGTTCACGGGGGAGGGGTCGGAGTCGGTTGCCAGCGACGCGATTTCGGCGGGCGTCTCCGCGTACGTACAGAAGGGGGCGGGGACCAGTCACTACCGGACGCTCGCCCGCCGCGTCCGCAACGCCGTCGAACTGGTCCGGGCGAACGCGCGCGCCGAGGAGGCGCAGACGCGAGCGCGCGTGATACTCGAGAGTTCGCCGGACGCCATCAACGTGACCGTCGACGGCCGGTTCGTGTACGCCAACCCGGCCGCCGTCGACCTGTTGGGCGCTGATAGCGAGGCGGAGTTGCTGGGGCGGGACGCCTTCGAGTTCGTCGCTCCGGAGGACGAAGCGGGCACCGAGGAGGCGATATCGCGCCTCGAACGGGACGGCGCGGTCTCCCAGTCGCGTCGACTCGCCCGGACGCTGGACGGGGAGACGGTTCCGGTCGAGGGGACGGCACGCCCCATCGTCTGGGACGGCGAGGACGGCGTCGTCGCCATCTTCCGGCGTCGTTCCGAACGGGAGGAACGCGAGTACGAACGGACGCGGTACGCCGCCGCGTTCGCCGGCGCGATGGACGCCATCGTCGTCGCCGACGACGAGGGGCGGTACATCGACGCGAATCAGAGCGCCTGCGACCTGTTCGGCGTCTCCCGGGCGGAGTTGCTGGACAGACACATCGGCGACTTCGCGACCGAGGACTTCGCGTTCGGCGACGCGTGGTCGTCGTTCCACACCGCGGGCGAGGACCGCGGCGTCTTCTCTCTGGTCCGCCCGGACGGCGAGCGCCGAATCGTCGAGTACGCGGCGACGCAGGACGTCGTCCCGGGCGAGCACCTGTCGGTCCTGCGCGACGTGACCGAACGCGCCCGACTGGAGGAACGCCGGCAGGCCGACCACGAGGCGTTGGAACAGATGCACCGCATCGTCGCCGACAGGGACGAACCGCTCGACGCGAAGGTCGAGCAGTTGCTCGAACTCGGGACCGACTACCTGGGCGTGCCGTACGGCTTCCTGACGCGTATCACGGACGAGACGCAGACCGTCGTGGCGTCTGTCGGCGACCACGAACTGCTCCAACCGAACGAGTCCGGACCGCTCTCGAAGGCGTACTGTCGGAAGACCGTCGTGGACGACGAACTCGTCAGCGTGCAGCACGCGGCGGCCGAGGGCTGGGCGGACGACCCGGCGTACGAGCGGTTCGAACTCGGCTGTTACATCGGCGCGAAGGTCGTCGTCGAGGGCGACCTGTACGGGACGTTCTGCTTCGCGGGCACCGACCCGCGGGCGGAGTCGTTCTCCCACGGCGAGGAGGCGTTCGTCGAGTTGCTGGCGCGGTGGGTGGCGTACGAACTCGAACGCCGACGGAACACGGAGGCGCTCCAGAGCCAGACCGAGCGGTTGGCGGAGTTCGCCTCGGTGGTGAGTCACGACCTCAGAAATCCGCTCTCGGTCGCCACCGGCTACCTCGACCTCGCCCGCGAGGAGGGCGACCCCGAGCAGTTCGACCGCGTCGAGACCGCTCTCGACCGGATGGAGCGCATCATCGACGACCTGCTGTACCTCGCGCGGGAGAACGAGCAGATACGGGACACCGAACCCGTGGAGCTAGACGACGCGGTCGAGCAGACCTGGCAGACCGTCGTCGACGCCGACGCGGCGGCGACGCTCTCGACGGCGGGTGACCTCGGGACGGTCGTCGCCGACCGCAACCGACTGTACCAGCTTCTGGAGAACCTCTTTCGGAACGCGCTGGACCACGTCGGCGACGACGTTCACGTCCGGGTCGTCGCCACGGCCGACGGGTTCGCCGTCGAGGACGACGGTCCCGGCGTCCCCGCCGAGAAACGCGACGAGGTGTTCGAACAGGGGTACACGACCCATCAGGAGGGAACCGGCTTCGGCCTCTCCATCGTCGAGCAGATAGCCGACGGCCACGGCTGGTCGGTGGCCGTCACCGAGGCCGAGATGGGCGGGGCACGCTTCGAGGTGACGGGCGTCGCCAGACCCGAGTGA
- a CDS encoding S1C family serine protease yields MTGSDSDATDDGDEADDGDEADDGDEADDGDEADDGDEAGPPADGRKRVTRRRLLAACACGGLSALAGCPGGFRGETATGTSTERTPTERTPTPTETAEPTPTPTETETKSVFERLYERTSDSVTLVSAGTRTGSGWVVDDAGRIVTNEHVVRSASEVSVRYDRDEWRTAAVLGTDPIGDLAVLEPSDPPDYAPPLSLAADPPSVGEDIAIIGAPFGLPGSLSVGVVSATGRFLDSPTGSSIPGAIQVDATANPGNSGGPILSTAGEVIGVLNSGAGVAVNFGIPVPLVEAVVPELTAGRDYRYATLRISVVEVTPAVARANDLADVTGVLVRRVAPGGPAAGILRGSSETAAVDGREVPVGGDVVVGLDGRTVTSVAAFAAHLAFETRPGDDVEVTVLRDGDRRTVTVTAAARTSV; encoded by the coding sequence GTGACCGGGAGCGACTCCGACGCGACCGACGACGGCGACGAGGCCGACGACGGCGACGAGGCCGACGACGGCGACGAGGCCGACGACGGCGACGAGGCCGACGACGGCGACGAGGCCGGACCGCCCGCGGACGGTCGGAAGCGCGTGACGCGACGCCGACTGCTCGCCGCCTGCGCGTGCGGCGGCCTGAGCGCGCTGGCCGGCTGTCCCGGGGGATTCCGCGGAGAGACGGCGACCGGGACCTCGACCGAACGGACGCCGACCGAGCGGACGCCGACGCCGACCGAAACGGCGGAACCGACGCCCACGCCGACCGAGACGGAGACGAAGTCGGTCTTCGAACGGCTCTACGAGCGGACCAGCGACTCGGTGACGCTGGTGAGCGCGGGGACCAGAACCGGGTCCGGGTGGGTCGTCGACGACGCGGGGCGAATCGTCACCAACGAGCACGTCGTCCGGTCGGCGAGCGAGGTGTCCGTCCGCTACGACCGCGACGAGTGGCGGACGGCCGCGGTGCTCGGCACCGACCCCATCGGCGACCTGGCCGTCCTCGAACCGTCGGACCCGCCCGACTACGCGCCGCCACTCTCGCTCGCCGCGGACCCTCCGTCGGTGGGCGAGGACATCGCCATCATCGGCGCGCCGTTCGGCCTGCCCGGCAGCCTCTCGGTCGGCGTCGTCAGCGCGACGGGGCGCTTCCTCGACAGTCCGACCGGGTCGTCCATCCCCGGCGCGATACAGGTGGACGCGACGGCGAACCCGGGCAACAGCGGCGGGCCGATTCTGTCGACGGCGGGCGAGGTCATCGGCGTCCTCAACTCGGGGGCGGGCGTCGCCGTCAACTTCGGCATCCCCGTGCCCCTCGTCGAAGCCGTCGTCCCCGAACTCACCGCGGGACGGGACTACCGCTACGCGACGCTTCGAATATCGGTCGTCGAGGTGACGCCCGCAGTCGCGCGAGCGAACGACTTGGCAGACGTGACGGGCGTGCTCGTCAGGCGCGTCGCGCCGGGCGGACCCGCCGCGGGGATACTCCGCGGGAGTTCCGAGACGGCCGCGGTCGACGGCCGCGAGGTCCCCGTCGGCGGCGACGTCGTCGTCGGCCTCGACGGCCGGACGGTGACCTCCGTCGCGGCGTTCGCCGCCCACCTCGCGTTCGAGACCCGCCCGGGCGACGACGTGGAGGTGACCGTCCTCCGCGACGGCGACCGGCGGACGGTGACCGTCACCGCCGCCGCGCGGACGAGCGTGTAG
- a CDS encoding MFS transporter, translating into METATEGEATRRADSRRRWTVAIFAFIALEGATLQIQGAALPALRESFGAPEWLLGLVAPAGTVGFVVFVAAAGAVAGRVDTRRLLLVGVVGTGVGVFAMGLAPSFVVFLAVLVVRGAFAGVGRGGDRPLLSHLYPTRRGRLFGYYDMMWAVGATLGPLAVTAALWVGDWRLAYYALGAAFLPVGALVWYLPSPSVAGGDDPLTLADVRRIGRSPAVLVMAAGILFSTGVEGGLFTWLTTYAQGRVAESLETVSLSVLLVAYVPGRFLAGSLSERFGYVPLALGLGVLCTLSAAYTFAFASGLGLLVGVFGIGLGLSGLYPTLLAYATESAPEHSAPVNALGLVVSSAGIAGVPAVMGFVVDASGVAAAMRLLFVPLVGLLVVTAVAWRRVGTAAGRE; encoded by the coding sequence ATGGAGACGGCCACGGAGGGCGAGGCGACGCGGCGGGCCGACAGCCGTCGTCGGTGGACGGTCGCGATATTCGCGTTCATCGCGCTCGAAGGCGCGACGCTGCAGATACAGGGCGCGGCGCTCCCGGCGTTGCGGGAGAGTTTCGGCGCGCCGGAGTGGCTGTTGGGGCTCGTCGCCCCCGCGGGAACGGTCGGGTTCGTGGTGTTCGTCGCCGCGGCCGGCGCCGTCGCGGGACGGGTCGACACCCGGCGACTCCTCCTTGTCGGCGTCGTCGGCACCGGCGTCGGCGTGTTCGCGATGGGACTCGCCCCCTCGTTCGTCGTCTTTCTCGCCGTCCTCGTCGTCCGCGGCGCGTTCGCCGGCGTCGGCCGCGGCGGCGACAGACCGCTGTTGAGCCACCTCTACCCGACCCGCCGCGGCCGCCTGTTCGGCTACTACGACATGATGTGGGCCGTCGGGGCGACGCTCGGACCGCTGGCCGTCACCGCCGCGCTCTGGGTCGGAGACTGGCGACTGGCGTACTACGCGCTCGGCGCGGCGTTCCTGCCGGTCGGTGCGCTCGTCTGGTACCTGCCGTCGCCGTCCGTCGCGGGCGGGGACGACCCGCTGACCCTCGCTGACGTCCGGCGAATCGGTCGGAGCCCCGCGGTGCTGGTGATGGCGGCGGGCATCCTCTTCTCGACCGGCGTCGAGGGCGGACTGTTCACGTGGCTCACCACGTACGCGCAGGGACGGGTCGCCGAGTCGCTGGAGACCGTGTCGCTGAGCGTCCTGCTGGTCGCGTACGTCCCGGGGCGGTTCCTCGCGGGGTCGCTCTCCGAGCGGTTCGGCTACGTCCCCCTCGCCCTCGGTCTGGGCGTGCTCTGCACGCTCTCGGCCGCCTACACGTTCGCGTTCGCGTCGGGACTCGGTCTGCTGGTCGGCGTGTTCGGCATCGGTCTCGGCCTGTCCGGCCTGTACCCGACGCTGCTGGCGTACGCGACGGAGAGCGCCCCCGAACACAGCGCGCCGGTCAACGCCCTCGGACTGGTCGTCTCGTCGGCCGGCATCGCCGGCGTGCCGGCCGTCATGGGGTTCGTCGTCGACGCCTCGGGCGTCGCCGCGGCGATGCGCCTCCTGTTCGTCCCCCTCGTCGGCCTGCTCGTCGTCACCGCCGTCGCGTGGCGGCGCGTCGGGACGGCCGCGGGCAGGGAGTGA